The genome window ACCACTTGGGCGAATGCGCCGAAAGATCCCCGAGATTCACATCTGAATAGGGGATATTTGACGGCGATTGAAAGGCGGGAAGTAAACGGTTGCCCAGCTCTGCAGCCTTGGCCAGAAACATTGTGTCGCCGCTCAGGTGATATGCAGACAGCAGTCCGCCTAGGACACGTATGGTGACCTCGAAAAGGTTTACATCGCGCTTGGTATCAAAGCGCAGTGATTGCTCTACCCAGTCGCGTCCTTCCTTGAATTCTGTGTAGATGTTATTGAGAAAGTTAAGGAAGGTATTTCCATAAACTAATGATTTCGTGAACACCAGGATATAGCCAACATACCATCATCCAGTCCCATTATGTACATTGTGTCCAATGAGTCAACAATGGTTAGTCCCAGACCGAACCACTCGTGGGAGTACTGGGAGATGGGCTTCAGGTTGTCGTGTCCCCATGCATACTTCTTGTAGCCCGCCCAGGAGTGTTTGAAGGCGGCCACCACAGCCGACTGTCGTTCGTTGGTGGCGCCATGGAAGTGCTGGCCCTTGGCCAGAAGGGGCTTGATCTTTTTGAGATGCTCTTTAAAGCTAACGCCGCCCAAAGTGAGTGGGTTCTTGATGGCTTGCTCAAGCTGTTCGCCCTCGCTTAGCGACTCTGCTTGCTCCTGGGCGACGGGCTCCTCTACATTGTTTAGGATGTCAATTCCACCGATGTCCTGCTCCTTGTTACTATCGGGCGGAGGCAAGGCCACAGCCATTGCCACGGCCTGGGGAAGTCCTTCAGCAGCCACCGTCTCCGGCAGACGGGCCACGTTCTCAGCTGAATTCGCTTCTCCATAGGCAACGAGCTCATTAAACTGAAATTGATTGATATTGAGATATCATTAATAGATTTAACTGGAAGTGTGCCGTGTGGGCAATAAATCAAACACCAATAGTCAATCGTATTGATACGCATGCTATCTTTATAGGCAAACAACCCCAGCCACTTAGGCACTTATCAATTAATTGGGGGGGCCTATTTACCTTATCACTAAGCGCCTCCGCCCGTGGTGCTCTCTTATCGGCCGGAACAGGTGCCGCAGCAGTGTCTTTGGGCACATCCTTATCCACACCCGGATGATGGTGCGGATTCGGCAGGGGCATTTGATATGCAACTACCTCGGCCTTGGTGTCCACATCCTTTAAACTGGCGGCCAGCAGCTGATCGCCACTTAGGCAGAGCAACACTGTCACGCAGAATCCGGTGATGCCCAGAATAATGAGATTGCGCTGACAACGCGGCAGCTGATTCCAAGCCTGAATCGTGCGACAAAAGATTGTACTTATAAGTTCGGGGTTTCTTGAGGACGCTCAAGGATCCCAGCAACTGGAATTTCTTCAGTTGACTACCTACCCGCCGCAGGCTCTTCCTGCCCCGCTCGTCAGCCGTCGCCGCTGCTCCCGGCGGGAGTGTGAGCGTTATGTGACCGCCGTCCTTCATTGTGTTTCGCTAAATGCCGCCGCCGGAATTCACAGTGTGGGAAAGTTGGATGGGAAATTCCACAGCATTCGACTCGAATAAAAATCGATTGCGGTGCGCTGCTGGCAGCGGAGGAATCGGAGCTAACTAACCGCGGTTGGTCCAACTACTACCTCCTTCACGCACTAATCATCTCTATACGTGCCAGTGCACTAATTTATATATGCTAGTTCTGGCCCACACTACGTAAAATTACAAATAAgaaattctaaaattatttCACGAGAGCTGCATTTTTGAGCTGCTCGAACCAGTGCTGCCAACTTGTTCTTCAACAGTCTGGCCAAAACGAAAGACGAGACAAGCTGTCAATCATTAACTTTTGAAAAAccttataaacaaattaaatgaaatctTAGCTATTATCACAACTTTGTAAAATAATATTGTTAATATAGCTAATGCTTTCGAAATTCCAGCTAACACAGTATGAATGTAGCCAAGTCTAGAGTGGACAACACTAGTCCCGCTTAAAAGTGATTTCTCTGGCAGCCCTGGTAAGCTCCAAGTGTGCCCACAATACGGCATTAAAGTGGTCACATCTGGTCACATCGCATTTTCACATCAAAATTTCGACGGAAGTCGGTGCGTAAACCCATAGCTCATTTTTCGTTAGATAATAGCACttaaaacccaaaaaaaatcaCCTACAGCCGGCAACGATAGCGATAGACATAGACCCATAGGAAAGCGAACCGCAAACCGACGATGCTCCGAACCCGACTCATCCAGGCGGCCAGCTCCGCCCAGCGAGCGTTCTCCACCAGCCAGAAGGCCCTGGCGGCCAAGCAAATGACCGTGCGAGATGCCCTCAACAGCGCATTGGACGATGAGCTGGCCCGCGACGACCGCGTCTTCATCCTGGGCGAGGAAGTGGCCCAGTACGACGGTGCTTACAAGGTGAGATCTGCGACTTTTCCTGCCCCTGCGCGATTACGTAAACACCAAGCAGGCGGTTGCGACGACGACAGCTGATGCAGGTGGCCGGGATAGGGGAGGTTGGTGGTCAGCGGGGTGATATATGCGTGCTATATGTAACTACTGATAGTGATTCCGAACAGGTCGACGCGAATCCGAATGCGTGATCGGAGTGGGCAAGGTCACGCAGAATGTGTGTGACCGACTGTCTGCTGATTATAAAGATTGGCCCATAAAACAGCGATTTGTTTACCCATCTGAGGTGGATTGATGGCCGGCGTTAGCAATTCTATATTATTGGATTCATTTAAACTATGATTGTGGCAGATACAGGTGTAACAACTAGATATACACaaaatacaatacaattaTTCGTTAGAATAATGGTATTTCCTTAAGAAATTTTAGTTAATGTGTTATCAGCTTGGAAAGTTTTAAAAACAGATAAAAGATTTAAGCTCGTAATGTTCCCATCCTGAATGAGCCCCACATATTTCTGGTATCCTCACATTCTATTAATCATGTAATGCCCTTTTTAGGTTTCCCGTGGACTGTGGAAGAAATACGGCGACAAGCGCGTCATCGACACGCCAATCACAGAGATGGGCTTCGCCGGCATCGCTGTTGGCGCTGCCATGGCCGGTCTGCGTCCCGTGTGCGAGTTCATGACCTGGAATTTCTCCATGCAGGCCATCGATCACGTGAGTTGCCTCATCCTTATCCTAAGAACCACTCCCCGCACTCCAGCAGTAGGCTAACTACTCATATTATCTCATTGCCAACAAAACGTAAACCAAAAGAAAGAACACGACAATCCAATCCAAATGACCCACAACTCCAACAGCTAGCAAATAGACCAATTCAAGTGCAATATGCAGCGGCGCCTAATGGGATAATATGGGTGGATTAGCTCCTGCCCCAAGTCATAGATCGGACCTCACTAATCCCCACCCATATTATCCGATTACGTGCAGGCAAAGATACTCGATTGCGCCAAGCCGCCAGTCGGCGATCGCCCGCTGCCAATAAGCCACATAATTGAAAGCCCACGCTCAACCTGGCTGAATGAGATCAACGACATCCTGCACAGAGATCGAGTAGGCGAGCTGATTGCGCCGCCGCTGGACAAGAGCAAGTCGGACAAGATGGAGGCGGCACGCCTCATCGTCATCCGGCGGCGCAAGATGAAGAAGCACAAGCTAAAGAAGCTGCGTCGCAAGATGAAGTTCGAGTGGGCCAAGGTGCGCCAGCGCCGCGAGATGCGCAAGGAGAAGGCCTTCCAGGCCAAGCTCATATCCCAGATCAAGCAGGCGGAGGCATTCAGCGCGGAGCAGCACGTGGCGGAGATCCTGCGGCAGGCCAACGAGACGCCGCTGCCGCGTTTCTGGAAGGGACGCCGCCTGCCAGCATTTATCATTAAGCAGAAACTAGGCATTAAGTAAAGATCAAAACGGAACAGAAAGGAGTGCATCAAATAAAGCGTATTAACTTGAATTGGCGAATTTGCAGTTTGAGGGTGCATTCATCCCCACTAAACAATATTACATTTACATATTAAACACTTTATGATTCCTAATACATATTCCACATTCATAATAATATGGAGTGCTAAAATCTATCCCTTTAAAAATCCAAACCTTAGATCATCAACTCGGCGGCCAAGACCTTCTACATGTCCGCCGGCGCCGTCAATGTGCCCATTGTGTTCCGTGGTCCCAATGGAGCCGCTTCCGGTGTTGCCGCCCAGCACTCCCAGTGCTTCGCCGCCTGGTACGCTCACTGCCCCGGCCTGAAGGTCCTTTCGCCATACGATGCCGAGGATGCCCGTGGACTGTTGAAGTCCGCCATCCGTGATCCCGATCCCGTGGTTTTCCTGGAGAATGAGCTGGTCTACGGCACGGCATTCCCTGTGGCCGATAACGTGGCCGACAAGGACTTCTTGGTGCCCATCGGCAAGGCCAAGATCATGCGGCCGGGCAAGGACATTACCCTGGTGGCGCATTCCAAGGCGGTGGAGACATCGCTTCTGGCAGCTGCTGAGCTGGCCAAGAAGGGTACGGCACGGCTTTACTCTGAATGACGTGGAAAGTAGCTAACGTTCTCTTATATGTTTAGGTATTGAGGCTGAGGTCATTAACCTGCGCTCCATTCGTCCTCTGGACACGGCGACCATCTTCGCCTCTGTACGAAAGACCCACCATCTGGTGACCGTGGAGAACGGCTGGCCCCAACACGGTGAGTGAGAAATGCAGCTGATTGAAAGCCTAGCGATGTCTAAATGTTCCACCTCTTAGGCGTTGGAGCTGAGATCTGCGCTCGCATAATGGAGGACCAGACCTTCTTTGAGCTGGACGCCCCCGTATGGCGCTGTGCCGGCGTGGATGTGCCCATGCCCTATGCCAAGACGCTGGAGGCGCACGCCCTGCCCCGTGTGCAGGATCTCGTGGAGGCGACTCTTAAGGTTTTGGGTGGCAAGGTGGGCAAGGCCGCTGCGGCCAACAAGTAGGAACTCACGACTAGCCAGACGCCCGATCGGAATCCCCAGCTAACTAAATTTATAGTGCAAGTCGAAACGCTGCCTCTGGTCTAACCGAGCTGCCCCCCATAATAGTGCACCGAACTGGAAATTGAATGTTCTGAAAATGAAACACTACCACTTTCGGGTTTTGATTAGTTTTCGGACGTTCTAGTTTAATTATTTGGTTAAAGAAATCTCTTgtgaaaaataaacgaaaacataaatatattttgagtGGGTGttgaatattttgttatatttaatGATATAATACCAGaagttataaaatatataattctTATCGTTAATGATCGAAGTTTAAAAGGTGCGCGCAGCCGATGAAAACACTTTTCCATTGAGCGCTGTCCAACACTGACGACAGCTATTTTTTCGACACCAGCCTATCGTTCTGCAATAGGTGTCCTGATATCGATAGCGATAATAGCAAAgttaacaataacaaaagaTTTAACATAACAAATAATTGCAATGCTCTGGCTGTAATGGCAAACAGCTCCAGCTCCGACGAAAGCTGCAAGGCCCCCGACAACTTTCGCATCTCGAGCGCCTCCACAAACGGCGAAGACGAGGAATCAGATGTCGCAGGATACACAACAAAGCGCAGGCCAACGGCAGCGACGAAGGAACTGCTGAAGGATGCGAACGCCAAGGATAGGAGCACCAGCACGGGAATGGGCGCCCATATGCGGTGCCCATTGTGCCACAGCTGCAGCGCAAGCCGATTCCACTGTCGCAATTGCGTCAGAAACGGAAACATTACTCACAGCCAGGCGGAAAGGCCCGAAAGGTTTGCCCACCTTACACTCACCTTATCTAAACCACACATGTAAACTGAATCGATCTTACAATATTTTAGCCTGACGGAGAAACAGCAGCGCTACATCAACCTGCAGGCGGGCCTCAAAACCTTCAGCACGCGCTACGAACGCCTTATCGGGCAGCACCGCTCCAATGAGGATCGCCTGATGGCCATCAAGGCCAAGCGAAAACAACTGGAGCTTCTACAGCAACTAATCTCCGGCACGGGACAGAGACTGCTCGTCCTCGGCGAGCGCCGCGATGAATTGCGTCGCGCCAATGCCGAGAAGCGGAAGAACCTACCCAAATATCCGGACAAAGTCAAGATGCTCGAAAACTACGTGTTGGATCGAGTGGAGAAAATAGAGAAACTCAGGGAGACCCATCTTGGTCTCCTGGACAGCATAAAGCAGGCGGCGCGTCGCAGCATTCAGCAGCTGGTCACCTATGTGTTTCCCATAGCAGAGGTGGTCCTGAAGGAGGAGCAACAGAGGCGGGCCAGTGTGGAGCGCACCGAGGAGGCAGAAACCATAGCGGCGCTGGCCGATGCCAAGAATACATCTTACATACGCGGCAAATGGGTTTTTCATGGCAGTGGGATCAGTGAAGTTCAATACAGGATAGTGGGCCCTTCGTTGCCAGCCAATGGCGACTATACCGCCTACCTGGACTGGCTGGCAGACAACAAGGACGACGTTCCCAAGGCCACGGCCAACGAGATTACACCGAGCAGGTTCGAAGCCTACCGCATTGTGGGCGCCCTTACCTACACGGCGCAGCTGACGCAGTTGCTCAGCTTCTACCTGAACGTGCGGCTGCCACATAAGATCGCTTATGGGGACTTCTGCCGTAAGCTGCTGAACGAGGAGCAGTTCCGGCGCAAAATCTCGCGCCTCAACTCCAATATCATGTATCTGGCCTACACGCAGCAGGTGAAGTTGCGTGCGCTCATCGAACAGCACACGTTGGAAAACCTACTAGCCATCCTTGATCTGGAGCGCAGCGACTTGGGTCGATACGGGCATCTGGATGTGAACAATGCACCACTCATGAAGTCAGTGGACTCCCTACTAATCGGCATCGAGACCGCCACGGAATCGGAGTCAGAGGGTGAGTTGGCTTTGCAATTTGAGGGGAATCGTCTTTTGAAACTGATGCTGATGCCTTTCCAGACGAAAACTCCCTGCGCATGGACTGGGAGGCAGTGCCAAGCCTGACTCCGCAGCCGGAGCTGGCGGATCCCAATCTGATTCCGGCGGCCAACCAGCAGTCTACCATCGCCTTCGTGCGAATGGCGGCCACATCGGTGCTGCGCTGGATCAAATGATCGCAGACCAACAGACGCCCGATCTTTCGGCTATATCATCATGAGACACGCGTGTTATCTTTTACAAATTAGACTAAGTAATCGTTTCTGTGACAGTGCGTCGATGTTTGTCGGCAGTCGCTGGTTTTAGCGTTATCCTTTGGTTTACAGAACTAATTTTGTatcaattatatatatatacatatattcgcTGTGTGTAAAGAAAATGCGCCTTTTGGATTTACTTTTATTACATAACTTATTCGcctttatttaataaaaatggttctctataaataaatatatataaatttgctTTATTAATGCTTGCATAGTACACTGACTTAGTAGGTAAACGACTCAATGAGAAACAATAATTAAACTGGTGCAATAATTGGAAAATCGGCAGACACAGCTGCGAATGAAACCTACCTAGAATCAGCACTAGAATCTTAGATTAGAATCGCAAGGGAACGAGCTGAGTGACCCTAGCTAAATGAACTTTGTGGGCAGTTGTTGCGTGGATGGGCGAGCAGCTCCAGTCGTGGTCACCACATCGCCGGCAGCGCTAGGCTGCGGCAGGCTGGGTTTAACGAATACTTGTGGCAGTGTGTTGGCAGAGGCTCCCACCTGGGCGGCGGACATGGAAACGGAGCCGTTGGCCAGCAGGTCGTAGCGCGGCGAGGCGTGGCTCATCGTGGAGAGCACGATGGCGGCGGCCATCGcctcctggttgtaaaaggcCGTCACAGCAGCCGGAAGGGGCTGCTGTGCGGCCGATCCCGAATGTCATTGGCGCGTGGGCGTACTGGGCGCTGAGGATCCCATTCCTCCGCTTGCGCCCTTCACACTGTTCGGCGAGAAGGCCGCTTGAATGAATTGCTTTTCCATCTCCTTTAGATTTGACATGGTTTTCATTATATGCGGATCGGTGAGATCGTACACTGGACCCAGCGTTCTGGGGCTGTTGTAGATGTACATGTTATTCGCGCTGTAGCCCAGGGATCCATTTACTTGCCCTACCGCACCCAAGGACGATCTTCCTCTGTTCTGAGTCTTGTTCTTGGGCTTAGACTGGACTTTCTTTTGGGGCTTAGAGGCAGGAAAAACTCCCACAATCTCCACGCCATCCGACTCGCTGCTGCTTTCCCTGGCCACCGACGTCGTTTGCGCGGCCTTAGAGATGGCGGTGATGACAGTGGTGGTGGCAGCTAGCTGCTTGGACGTCTGAAGTATATCGCTGGTGCATTGATAGTCATCCAGGTTGATCACATGGGGAGAGGGCCGAGCTCCCACAATCACCTTGGCTTGGCCGTCGCCAGAATGCGGACTGGGATTCCCGCTGGCTGCCTGG of Drosophila mauritiana strain mau12 chromosome 3R, ASM438214v1, whole genome shotgun sequence contains these proteins:
- the LOC117142402 gene encoding endoplasmic reticulum mannosyl-oligosaccharide 1,2-alpha-mannosidase, which produces MKDGGHITLTLPPGAAATADERGRKSLRRAWNQLPRCQRNLIILGITGFCVTVLLCLSGDQLLAASLKDVDTKAEVVAYQMPLPNPHHHPGVDKDVPKDTAAAPVPADKRAPRAEALSDKFNELVAYGEANSAENVARLPETVAAEGLPQAVAMAVALPPPDSNKEQDIGGIDILNNVEEPVAQEQAESLSEGEQLEQAIKNPLTLGGVSFKEHLKKIKPLLAKGQHFHGATNERQSAVVAAFKHSWAGYKKYAWGHDNLKPISQYSHEWFGLGLTIVDSLDTMYIMGLDDEFKEGRDWVEQSLRFDTKRDVNLFEVTIRVLGGLLSAYHLSGDTMFLAKAAELGNRLLPAFQSPSNIPYSDVNLGDLSAHSPKWSPDSSTSEVTTIQLEFRDLSRSTNISIYEQVAHRVNEKVHDLEKNHGLVPIFINANTGTFRNYATISLGARGDSYYEYLLKQWIQTGRRDNDNLILDYMQAVDGVLTQLMRRTPREHWVYIGELINGKDFKPKMDHLTCYLPGTLILGHQNGMPDSHLILARDLLDTCYQTYVMNPTHLAAEISYFALTEKDDQDIYVKPNDAHNLLRPEFVESLYYFYSLTGNRTYQDMGWKIFQAFETHAKVNAGYTSMGNVKNTQSTRLRDLMESFWMSETLKYFYLLFSDDRKEIDLEQWVFNSEGHPLPVYPLKT
- the LOC117144529 gene encoding pyruvate dehydrogenase E1 component subunit beta, mitochondrial isoform X1; this translates as MLRTRLIQAASSAQRAFSTSQKALAAKQMTVRDALNSALDDELARDDRVFILGEEVAQYDGAYKVSRGLWKKYGDKRVIDTPITEMGFAGIAVGAAMAGLRPVCEFMTWNFSMQAIDHIINSAAKTFYMSAGAVNVPIVFRGPNGAASGVAAQHSQCFAAWYAHCPGLKVLSPYDAEDARGLLKSAIRDPDPVVFLENELVYGTAFPVADNVADKDFLVPIGKAKIMRPGKDITLVAHSKAVETSLLAAAELAKKGIEAEVINLRSIRPLDTATIFASVRKTHHLVTVENGWPQHGVGAEICARIMEDQTFFELDAPVWRCAGVDVPMPYAKTLEAHALPRVQDLVEATLKVLGGKVGKAAAANK
- the LOC117144529 gene encoding uncharacterized protein LOC117144529 isoform X2, with the translated sequence MLRTRLIQAASSAQRAFSTSQKALAAKQMTVRDALNSALDDELARDDRVFILGEEVAQYDGAYKVSRGLWKKYGDKRVIDTPITEMGFAGIAVGAAMAGLRPVCEFMTWNFSMQAIDHAKILDCAKPPVGDRPLPISHIIESPRSTWLNEINDILHRDRVGELIAPPLDKSKSDKMEAARLIVIRRRKMKKHKLKKLRRKMKFEWAKVRQRREMRKEKAFQAKLISQIKQAEAFSAEQHVAEILRQANETPLPRFWKGRRLPAFIIKQKLGIK
- the LOC117142981 gene encoding beclin 1-associated autophagy-related key regulator encodes the protein MANSSSSDESCKAPDNFRISSASTNGEDEESDVAGYTTKRRPTAATKELLKDANAKDRSTSTGMGAHMRCPLCHSCSASRFHCRNCVRNGNITHSQAERPESLTEKQQRYINLQAGLKTFSTRYERLIGQHRSNEDRLMAIKAKRKQLELLQQLISGTGQRLLVLGERRDELRRANAEKRKNLPKYPDKVKMLENYVLDRVEKIEKLRETHLGLLDSIKQAARRSIQQLVTYVFPIAEVVLKEEQQRRASVERTEEAETIAALADAKNTSYIRGKWVFHGSGISEVQYRIVGPSLPANGDYTAYLDWLADNKDDVPKATANEITPSRFEAYRIVGALTYTAQLTQLLSFYLNVRLPHKIAYGDFCRKLLNEEQFRRKISRLNSNIMYLAYTQQVKLRALIEQHTLENLLAILDLERSDLGRYGHLDVNNAPLMKSVDSLLIGIETATESESEDENSLRMDWEAVPSLTPQPELADPNLIPAANQQSTIAFVRMAATSVLRWIK